TGCTGTCACAAATCCTGTGATGAGAGGCTCAAAAGGAAAGATTTGAACCAATAAGTCCTTTGGTTCGTGATGAGGAAGTTTCCAAAATCAATGTCATCACAGGATTTGTGACAGGAACAAAAAAATCAGAGACTTCCAAGATTCAATCTCTCAGTAAATTTATGCCAAGGTACTTAGGGAGTCGGATGGAAATATCATACCACCAGGGTTCAGGGTTTAGAGCAAGATACTCCAGCTTGAGCGGTACCTGCCGGTTCCCCAGCCCTCACTTGAGTGGGATCAAGTCACTTCATCGCCTCAAACCCCGCAACCCTGAACCCTGAACCCGATTTCATTGGGATTTTATTTTCTTCCGGGTCCCTTAGACAATCGTCAGTGGGTTCAATTGATAATATAACCGGCGAAAACGGAGCTTCAACCGATGCCAGGCCACGGCCAATCGGCCCATTTTTTCAAGGCGTGCGCGGTTTTGAAACCGCAGGTTAATGGCTTCCGGAATTGTGCTCTGGGTCGGGTCACACGGATGGAGCGTTTCAACACAGGTGGGTGATATGCCATACAGATTCACATTGGTTTTTACACCACCGCCCGTCAGGTTATCTGATGGAACACGAATCGGATACCCAGCCGTCAAAAGCTTTCGGGCGCCGCCCTGCCTGAGCAGATAAGCAGCCGAACTCACCACCTTCCTGGAAAATTTCACAACTTCCGAAGTGCGGAAAATCGGCTGGCGATGCCAGGCTGAGATGATCCCCCAATTGTGGCATAGCAACACCAGTTCCCAGTCTTTTGGAAAATCAGTCCTTCGATTCAGGATTTCCAGGAATTCCGGCTTGAGAACGACATCATCCTCCAAGATCAGCACTTCAGCCAGATTTTGATCAACCATTCGCTGGTACAAAGTGAGATGAGAGAGCGCAATTGCAATTTCGGCGCTAACCAACTCGCGCCCCATACACTGTTGAGCCTGTTGGGCATCATACCGGGCCAGTTGGTCAGGAGTCAGGAGTTGACCATCAATCGCATCGAAGAATTCAAACGGCAGGTTGTGTTCTTTGAGGTGTTGGATGATATGAGCACGGCGCTCAGTCGAGCGACGCAGGCTGATCACCCACACTGGAGGGAGATCAGAGTTCATATGATTTGCGGCAAGCATTTCAGAACTTCCTTTGTACAGATTGAGATACAGGGCTCACCTGGAAAATGGTGCAGCCACTCAACTTTAAA
This genomic stretch from Acidobacteriota bacterium harbors:
- a CDS encoding glycosyltransferase family 25 protein; translated protein: MNSDLPPVWVISLRRSTERRAHIIQHLKEHNLPFEFFDAIDGQLLTPDQLARYDAQQAQQCMGRELVSAEIAIALSHLTLYQRMVDQNLAEVLILEDDVVLKPEFLEILNRRTDFPKDWELVLLCHNWGIISAWHRQPIFRTSEVVKFSRKVVSSAAYLLRQGGARKLLTAGYPIRVPSDNLTGGGVKTNVNLYGISPTCVETLHPCDPTQSTIPEAINLRFQNRARLEKMGRLAVAWHRLKLRFRRLYYQLNPLTIV